One genomic region from Marinobacter szutsaonensis encodes:
- a CDS encoding ABC transporter substrate-binding protein: MTKVKTLGQAVAAATLGMTLTAGAMAGEVNIGFTGPLSGGAALYGENTLSGLRMAAEEINAAGGFDLNGEKTTINLVSLDDRYSPAQAATNAKRLKQESEVPAIFIPHSGGVFALQDFNEKDDFLIMAYTSVPTVTEKGNSLTLRIPPTFDGYVRAFTDYALEHEGKTLGMAGATHEYAKIWASMIEKEWTSKGGEVVAKNPMDYNKSADFFTGVSRIIAENPDVMFVGGASEPTGLVVQQARQMGFQGGFIVMDQAKIDEVAEVAGGMEMVEGAIGVVPLSVYETEAAKSFIERYQDKYGKMPGSEAAYNYLALHGLVEAMDATESTDPKVIRGAIGNALANMDSSKNPYEVTDVTDKGGFVTETTLAVVKDGKIVREAIE, from the coding sequence ATGACAAAAGTGAAAACACTGGGTCAGGCTGTCGCAGCGGCAACCCTCGGTATGACTCTGACTGCCGGCGCTATGGCCGGTGAGGTGAACATCGGCTTTACCGGACCGCTCAGTGGCGGCGCCGCCCTATATGGCGAAAACACCCTGTCCGGCCTGCGCATGGCCGCCGAGGAGATCAACGCGGCGGGTGGGTTCGACCTGAACGGGGAGAAGACCACCATTAATCTGGTGTCCCTGGACGACCGGTATTCCCCGGCACAGGCTGCTACCAATGCCAAGCGCCTGAAGCAGGAATCGGAGGTGCCCGCGATCTTCATCCCCCATTCCGGCGGTGTCTTTGCCCTGCAGGATTTCAACGAGAAAGACGACTTCCTGATCATGGCCTACACCAGCGTACCGACGGTCACCGAGAAGGGTAACTCCCTGACGCTGCGGATTCCGCCGACCTTCGATGGCTACGTTCGTGCCTTCACCGACTATGCCCTGGAACACGAGGGCAAGACCCTGGGCATGGCCGGCGCCACCCATGAGTACGCCAAGATCTGGGCCTCCATGATCGAGAAGGAATGGACCTCCAAGGGCGGCGAAGTGGTGGCCAAGAACCCCATGGACTACAACAAGTCTGCTGACTTCTTCACCGGTGTCAGCCGGATCATCGCCGAGAATCCGGACGTCATGTTCGTCGGCGGTGCCTCCGAGCCGACCGGGCTGGTGGTTCAGCAGGCGCGCCAGATGGGCTTCCAGGGCGGCTTCATCGTCATGGACCAGGCCAAGATTGACGAAGTGGCTGAAGTCGCCGGCGGCATGGAGATGGTGGAAGGCGCGATCGGCGTCGTACCCCTGAGCGTGTACGAAACGGAAGCGGCGAAGAGCTTCATCGAACGCTACCAGGACAAGTACGGCAAAATGCCGGGCTCCGAAGCCGCCTACAACTACCTGGCGCTGCACGGTTTGGTGGAAGCCATGGACGCCACCGAGTCCACCGACCCGAAAGTGATCCGCGGCGCCATCGGCAACGCCCTGGCCAACATGGATTCGAGTAAGAATCCGTATGAAGTCACCGACGTGACCGACAAGGGTGGCTTCGTCACCGAAACCACCCTGGCCGTCGTCAAAGACGGCAAGATCGTGCGTGAGGCAATCGAATAG
- a CDS encoding ABC transporter ATP-binding protein has translation MLQLENVDVCYGSFKALTDISMTVDTGELVVLLGANGAGKTTLFNAISGLAKPTGGDIRFEDKHLNGMKPSAVVSAGVVQCAEGRKLFPQMSVQQNLMMGAYVHRRDREGNKKRLNEVLELFPILEDKASQPAGSLSGGQQQMVAIGRAMMSRPRLLMLDEPSLGLAPLVVRQMFETIRQINSLGTTVLLAEQNAFAALKIADRAYVMENGRLVMEGDREAMLGNEQVRKAYIGA, from the coding sequence ATGCTGCAGCTTGAGAACGTGGATGTCTGCTACGGCAGCTTCAAGGCCCTCACTGACATTTCCATGACGGTCGATACCGGCGAATTGGTGGTGCTGCTCGGCGCCAACGGGGCCGGCAAGACCACGCTGTTCAACGCCATCAGTGGCCTGGCCAAACCGACCGGCGGTGATATCCGCTTCGAGGACAAACATCTGAACGGCATGAAACCCAGTGCCGTGGTGTCAGCCGGCGTCGTGCAGTGTGCCGAGGGCCGCAAGCTGTTCCCTCAGATGAGTGTGCAGCAGAACCTCATGATGGGCGCCTATGTCCATCGGCGCGACCGTGAGGGTAACAAAAAGCGCCTGAACGAGGTGCTGGAGCTGTTCCCGATCCTTGAAGACAAGGCCAGCCAACCGGCCGGCTCCCTGTCCGGTGGGCAGCAACAGATGGTGGCCATAGGCCGGGCCATGATGAGCCGGCCCCGGCTGCTGATGCTGGACGAGCCTTCCCTGGGCCTGGCCCCGCTGGTGGTCCGGCAGATGTTCGAGACTATCCGGCAGATCAACAGCCTCGGCACCACGGTGCTGCTGGCAGAACAGAATGCCTTTGCCGCCCTGAAGATCGCCGATCGGGCCTACGTGATGGAGAACGGTCGCCTGGTCATGGAAGGCGACCGGGAAGCCATGCTGGGCAACGAACAGGTACGCAAAGCCTACATCGGGGCCTGA
- a CDS encoding ABC transporter ATP-binding protein — MLKVEHLTKMFGGLAAVNDVSVDFEAGKINAIIGPNGAGKSTFFNLISGLHQPTSGRILLDGVDVTHMPCDQVARLGVGRTFQTTNLFEQATVLDNLIVGHRLRTRSGLWDVLINSKRLQREEKAARDKAMEALDFVGLTHVAGQFIADITQEERKRVAFALALATDPKIVLLDEPAAGVNPEETEGFAALMRKMVDNGLTVCLIEHKMDMIMSLADKIMVLDHGEKIAEGTPEEVRNNPVVIEAYLGGDEDAAA; from the coding sequence ATGCTTAAGGTAGAACACCTCACCAAAATGTTTGGCGGCCTGGCGGCGGTCAACGATGTCTCTGTCGATTTCGAGGCTGGCAAGATCAACGCCATCATCGGCCCGAACGGAGCCGGCAAGAGCACCTTCTTCAACCTGATTTCAGGGCTGCACCAGCCGACCTCCGGACGCATCCTTCTGGATGGCGTGGATGTCACCCACATGCCCTGCGATCAGGTGGCGCGCCTGGGCGTCGGCCGGACCTTCCAGACCACCAACTTGTTCGAGCAGGCAACGGTGCTGGACAACCTGATCGTCGGCCATCGCCTGCGCACCCGCTCCGGCCTGTGGGATGTGCTGATCAACAGCAAGCGCCTGCAGCGTGAGGAGAAGGCGGCCCGGGACAAGGCCATGGAGGCCCTGGATTTCGTTGGCCTGACTCATGTGGCCGGTCAGTTCATCGCCGACATCACTCAGGAAGAGCGCAAGCGCGTGGCCTTTGCCCTGGCGTTGGCGACCGATCCCAAGATCGTCCTGCTGGATGAGCCTGCCGCCGGCGTGAACCCGGAGGAGACCGAGGGCTTCGCTGCGCTGATGCGCAAGATGGTGGACAACGGCCTGACCGTCTGCCTGATCGAACACAAGATGGACATGATCATGAGCCTGGCGGACAAGATCATGGTTTTGGACCACGGCGAGAAGATCGCCGAGGGCACGCCTGAGGAAGTCCGTAATAATCCGGTGGTGATCGAGGCCTACCTGGGAGGGGATGAAGATGCTGCAGCTTGA
- a CDS encoding branched-chain amino acid ABC transporter permease codes for MLFKLGSLLMKPGAKMALLAFALVFPFLAANEYQVYVMASAFVWAIAVYGLNIITGYCGQLNLAHGGFFAIGAYTLGLLTADAGWSFWPAFVAALVMTAVLGFFVGIVSLRLKEHYFAIFTLCVGFIIYLLIDKWEELTHGPIGVRDIAAPSGFGLVDFTATTPFYYLVLAFLVFSIWFMGRLSRSLLGRTFIAIRNGDELAQSLGINLMRNKVLAFVLSTTYAGLAGALYAGMVRFIGPEEANINHTFDMITYLLVGGIGTLTGPLLGTVGIVWITQSLQFLEEYRMIIFGPLLVILVIFFPRGITGQFLTWMHHKAQSLAPGKKRKESKVQTASTREAENNA; via the coding sequence ATGCTGTTCAAACTTGGAAGTCTGCTGATGAAGCCCGGTGCCAAGATGGCGCTGCTGGCATTCGCGCTTGTGTTTCCGTTCCTGGCCGCTAACGAGTACCAGGTCTATGTCATGGCCTCCGCCTTCGTCTGGGCGATCGCGGTCTATGGCCTCAACATCATCACCGGTTATTGCGGTCAGCTGAACCTGGCCCACGGCGGTTTCTTCGCCATCGGGGCCTACACCCTGGGCCTGCTCACTGCAGATGCCGGCTGGAGTTTCTGGCCGGCGTTCGTGGCCGCACTGGTGATGACAGCGGTGCTCGGTTTCTTCGTGGGGATCGTCTCCCTGCGGCTGAAGGAACACTACTTCGCCATCTTCACCCTGTGCGTGGGCTTCATCATCTACCTGCTGATCGACAAGTGGGAGGAGTTGACCCATGGCCCGATCGGAGTCCGGGATATTGCCGCGCCCTCCGGTTTCGGACTGGTCGATTTCACCGCGACCACGCCCTTCTATTACCTGGTGCTGGCGTTCCTGGTGTTCTCCATCTGGTTCATGGGCCGGCTGTCCCGGTCGCTGCTTGGCCGGACCTTTATTGCCATCCGCAACGGAGACGAGCTGGCCCAGTCCCTGGGCATCAACCTGATGCGCAACAAGGTGCTGGCCTTTGTCCTGTCCACCACCTACGCCGGCCTGGCCGGCGCCCTGTATGCCGGTATGGTGCGGTTCATCGGCCCGGAAGAGGCCAACATCAATCACACCTTCGACATGATCACCTACCTGCTGGTGGGTGGCATCGGCACTCTGACTGGCCCGCTGCTCGGCACCGTGGGTATTGTCTGGATCACCCAGTCCCTGCAGTTCCTGGAGGAGTACCGGATGATCATTTTCGGCCCGCTGCTGGTGATCCTGGTGATTTTCTTCCCGCGGGGCATTACCGGGCAGTTCCTGACCTGGATGCACCACAAGGCTCAGTCCCTTGCCCCTGGCAAGAAACGAAAGGAGAGCAAGGTCCAGACAGCCAGCACACGGGAGGCCGAGAACAATGCTTAA
- a CDS encoding branched-chain amino acid ABC transporter permease, whose protein sequence is MNLFFQQIINGLTLGSIYGLVALGLTLVYGILHIPNFAHGALYMVGAFMSYFFMTDLGMHYWIAMAGSAAVVAVLAILCERLVFHPLRNSPPIHDKIAAIGILLFLEAVVQMFWGSDFRRLSSPFTGIMNFDGLIIPEQRLLIIVGAFALVIALQLFLRKTMTGATIIAMAQSREGAFLVGIDANRVAMMTFAISGVLAAVAASLYAPINLVYPAMGHLVIMKAFVIIILGGMGSIPGAIAGGMIIGFAEAFGGFYISTAYKDIIAFGLLVLILSVRPQGLFAKGAH, encoded by the coding sequence TTGAACCTTTTCTTCCAGCAAATCATCAACGGGTTAACCCTGGGGAGCATCTACGGTCTCGTAGCCCTTGGCCTGACCCTGGTCTACGGAATTCTCCACATTCCGAACTTTGCCCATGGCGCGCTCTATATGGTCGGTGCGTTCATGTCGTACTTCTTCATGACAGACCTGGGCATGCACTACTGGATTGCCATGGCCGGCTCGGCTGCTGTCGTCGCGGTGCTCGCAATCCTGTGCGAACGTCTGGTCTTCCACCCGCTGCGCAATTCCCCGCCGATCCACGACAAGATTGCCGCCATCGGCATCCTCCTGTTCCTGGAAGCCGTGGTGCAGATGTTCTGGGGCTCCGATTTCCGCCGCCTGTCCTCGCCGTTCACCGGCATCATGAACTTTGACGGTCTGATCATCCCGGAACAGCGACTGCTGATCATCGTGGGGGCCTTCGCGCTTGTGATTGCCCTGCAGCTGTTCCTGCGCAAGACCATGACCGGTGCCACCATCATTGCCATGGCCCAGAGCCGTGAGGGTGCCTTCCTGGTGGGTATCGATGCCAATCGCGTCGCCATGATGACTTTCGCCATCTCCGGTGTGCTGGCGGCAGTGGCAGCCAGCCTCTACGCACCCATCAACCTGGTGTATCCGGCCATGGGCCACCTGGTGATCATGAAAGCCTTCGTGATCATCATTCTCGGTGGCATGGGCAGCATCCCCGGCGCCATCGCCGGCGGCATGATCATCGGCTTTGCCGAGGCCTTCGGCGGTTTCTACATCTCCACCGCCTACAAGGACATCATCGCCTTCGGGCTGCTGGTACTGATTCTGTCTGTCCGCCCGCAGGGGCTGTTTGCGAAGGGGGCGCACTGA
- a CDS encoding long-chain fatty acid--CoA ligase has translation MFERHYKVWPKELPKTMTLPKTSVYTNLEISARRYPDHTAIIFYDAPINYRRLNEEVETMAGYLQAQGVSKGDRVLLYMQNSPQYVISYYAILRADAVVIPVNPMNRAAELEHFIADTTATVCLAGQELAGFIVPMIGETNLEQVVVASYNTYIDPETDLDLPAEVAAPAWSKEVPGVVTWEAVMAAGHTPAPHTATPEDLAVIPYSSGTTGAPKGCMHTHRSVMATAVHRVFWNLTTPDSVQLATLPFFHVTGMTGSMNGPIFTGSTSVIMTRWERTTAARLIERYKVTGWTNIVTMAVDFLSNPDIGKYDLSSLNMIGGGGAAMPVAVAEKLKRMTGLDYIEGYGLSETMAATHINPTAHPKPQCLGIPVFDVDSRIIDVDTLQEKGPGETGEIVSCGPQVTIGYWNRPAETEAAFVEIDGKRFFRTGDLGYYDDDGYFFMVDRVKRMINASGFKVWPSEVEGLMYRHPAIHEVCIISAPDPKRGETVKACIVLTPETEGKTSADDITAWCKEQMAAYKVPTIVEFVDELPKSPTGKLMWRALQEEEWKKQSL, from the coding sequence ATGTTCGAACGTCATTACAAGGTCTGGCCCAAGGAGCTGCCCAAAACCATGACCCTGCCGAAGACCAGCGTGTATACCAACCTGGAGATTTCGGCGCGGCGCTATCCCGATCACACCGCCATCATCTTCTATGATGCGCCCATAAACTACCGGCGCCTCAATGAGGAAGTGGAAACCATGGCCGGCTATCTGCAGGCCCAGGGCGTCAGCAAGGGTGACCGGGTACTGCTGTACATGCAGAACTCCCCGCAGTACGTGATCTCCTACTATGCCATCCTGCGTGCTGACGCCGTGGTCATTCCGGTGAACCCCATGAACCGGGCGGCGGAGCTGGAGCACTTTATTGCCGATACCACCGCCACCGTGTGCCTGGCCGGGCAGGAGCTGGCAGGTTTCATCGTGCCCATGATCGGTGAAACCAACCTTGAGCAGGTGGTGGTTGCTTCCTATAACACCTACATCGATCCAGAGACCGACCTGGACTTGCCCGCCGAGGTGGCGGCCCCGGCCTGGTCCAAAGAGGTTCCGGGGGTGGTTACCTGGGAAGCTGTGATGGCGGCGGGTCATACCCCGGCCCCTCACACCGCAACGCCCGAGGACCTGGCCGTCATTCCCTACAGCTCCGGCACCACCGGTGCGCCCAAGGGCTGCATGCACACCCATCGCTCGGTGATGGCAACGGCGGTACACCGGGTGTTCTGGAACCTGACCACGCCGGACAGTGTCCAGCTGGCGACCCTGCCGTTTTTCCATGTCACCGGCATGACCGGGTCGATGAACGGCCCGATTTTCACCGGTTCGACTTCGGTGATCATGACCCGCTGGGAACGGACCACGGCGGCGCGACTGATCGAGCGTTACAAGGTAACCGGGTGGACCAACATCGTCACCATGGCGGTGGATTTCCTGTCCAACCCGGACATCGGCAAGTACGACCTCAGCAGTCTCAACATGATCGGGGGCGGTGGCGCTGCCATGCCCGTTGCCGTGGCCGAAAAGCTCAAGCGGATGACCGGGCTGGACTACATCGAGGGGTATGGCCTGTCGGAGACCATGGCCGCCACCCACATCAATCCCACCGCGCATCCCAAGCCCCAGTGCCTGGGTATTCCGGTATTCGACGTGGACAGCCGCATTATCGATGTGGACACCCTGCAGGAGAAAGGACCGGGTGAGACTGGCGAAATTGTCTCCTGCGGCCCCCAGGTCACCATCGGGTACTGGAACCGGCCGGCGGAGACCGAGGCGGCCTTTGTCGAGATCGACGGCAAGCGATTCTTCCGCACCGGTGATCTGGGCTACTACGACGACGATGGCTATTTCTTCATGGTCGACCGGGTCAAACGCATGATCAACGCCTCCGGTTTCAAGGTCTGGCCCTCTGAGGTCGAAGGATTGATGTACCGTCACCCGGCGATCCATGAGGTGTGCATCATCTCAGCCCCCGATCCCAAGCGCGGCGAGACCGTCAAGGCCTGTATCGTGCTGACACCGGAAACCGAGGGCAAGACCAGTGCCGACGACATCACCGCCTGGTGCAAGGAGCAGATGGCGGCCTACAAGGTGCCGACCATCGTTGAGTTCGTGGATGAGTTGCCGAAATCACCCACCGGCAAGCTGATGTGGCGGGCGCTGCAGGAAGAGGAGTGGAAGAAACAGTCTCTATAG
- the surE gene encoding 5'/3'-nucleotidase SurE: MNGPICERILITNDDGINAPGLAILENIARRLAEEVWVVAPEHDRSGAGQSISIHSPLRVYETGAKRYAVSGTPADCVFYSLAEWFGETPPDLVLSGVNCGANISDSVQYSGTVGAVLSALHMNIPAIALSQAFLTRDGIRWSPVETHGENLIRKLYQAGEARAWNVNFPACEAGEITTARWCRQSTGSIQRPRLLAGRDARSLPYWWLGFERSSRHIVAPDADVTVLRDKAVAITPLRHEDPLPGGTDTFDLSAEAAD, translated from the coding sequence ATGAACGGCCCGATTTGTGAACGCATCCTGATCACCAACGACGACGGCATCAACGCGCCGGGACTGGCGATCCTGGAAAACATCGCCCGGCGACTGGCGGAAGAGGTCTGGGTGGTCGCGCCGGAGCATGACCGCAGTGGCGCCGGCCAGAGCATTTCCATTCACAGCCCGCTGCGGGTCTATGAAACCGGCGCGAAGCGGTATGCCGTCTCCGGTACGCCGGCGGACTGTGTGTTCTATTCCCTGGCCGAATGGTTCGGGGAAACACCGCCGGATCTGGTGCTGTCCGGGGTCAATTGCGGTGCCAACATCAGCGATTCGGTGCAGTACTCCGGTACCGTGGGCGCGGTGCTCAGTGCCCTGCACATGAACATTCCGGCCATCGCCCTGAGCCAGGCATTCCTGACCCGGGATGGCATCCGTTGGTCGCCGGTGGAGACCCACGGCGAGAACCTGATCCGAAAGCTGTACCAGGCCGGCGAGGCCCGTGCCTGGAACGTCAATTTCCCGGCCTGCGAGGCCGGCGAGATCACCACGGCGCGTTGGTGCCGGCAGTCCACCGGCTCGATCCAGCGCCCGAGACTGCTGGCCGGGCGTGATGCCCGCAGCCTGCCGTACTGGTGGCTGGGCTTTGAGCGCAGCTCCCGCCACATTGTGGCTCCGGATGCCGATGTCACCGTGCTCCGGGACAAAGCCGTGGCCATCACACCCTTACGACACGAAGACCCCCTGCCAGGGGGCACCGACACCTTTGATTTGTCCGCCGAAGCGGCTGACTGA